The following are from one region of the Moritella sp. 24 genome:
- a CDS encoding TIGR00153 family protein: protein MPVNTILGLFAKSPITPLQEHITKVHETCELLVPFFAATTQQDWNKAETIRQQISQCERDADVLKREIRLKLPRGIFMPVDRTDMLDLLTQQDKIANRAKDIAGRVIGRNLQLPVEIADDFTLYLKRCIDATAQAKKAINELDELLETGFKGREVDLVENMINELDCIEDDTDAMQIVLRQKLRKIENNYNPIDVMFLYKILEWVGGLADQAETVGARLELMLARN from the coding sequence ATGCCAGTAAATACTATTTTAGGACTTTTTGCTAAGTCTCCGATCACCCCGCTACAAGAACACATCACGAAAGTGCATGAGACTTGTGAATTACTTGTGCCATTTTTTGCTGCTACAACGCAGCAAGATTGGAATAAGGCGGAAACTATCCGCCAGCAGATCTCACAATGTGAGAGAGACGCTGATGTATTAAAACGTGAAATTCGCCTAAAGCTACCACGCGGTATCTTTATGCCTGTCGATCGTACCGATATGTTAGATCTACTGACGCAACAAGATAAAATCGCCAATCGTGCGAAAGATATTGCCGGTCGAGTAATCGGTCGCAATCTGCAACTCCCGGTCGAAATTGCTGATGATTTCACGCTTTATCTAAAACGTTGCATTGACGCAACGGCGCAGGCTAAGAAAGCCATTAATGAACTAGATGAATTGCTTGAAACTGGCTTTAAAGGTCGTGAAGTAGATCTTGTTGAAAACATGATCAACGAACTGGATTGCATCGAAGATGATACGGATGCAATGCAAATAGTACTACGCCAGAAATTACGTAAAATTGAAAATAACTACAATCCAATTGATGTTATGTTCCTTTACAAAATCTTAGAGTGGGTGGGCGGATTAGCTGACCAAGCTGAAACTGTTGGCGCTCGTCTCGAACTAATGCTAGCGCGTAATTAA
- a CDS encoding inorganic phosphate transporter, whose protein sequence is MEIIQAYGPYLLMMAAAFGLYMAWGIGANDVANAMGTSVGTKSLTVKQAILIAMVFEFAGAYLAGGEVTDTVRKGIVDLAVFKETNRPDALAFGMISALLAAGTWLMIASIFGWPVSTTHSIVGAIVGFALVSVGPEAVQWGKAGGIVGSWVVTPILSGLIAYVTFMSIQKLIFDTKDPLSNAKRYVPFYMALTTFVIAMVTIKKGLKHVGLHLTTTEGLIASAAISLLVAIIGSIYISKQNYSPSDDKDMHFSNVEKVFGILMIITACAMAFAHGSNDVANAIGPLAAVVSIVEHGGEIAEKAELTWWILPLGGLGIVIGLATMGHKVMSTVGTGITELTPSRGFAAQLATATTVVIASGSGLPISTTQTLVGGVLGVGMARGIAALNLNVVRTIVVSWVVTLPAGAILAIIFYKILEAIFVV, encoded by the coding sequence ATGGAAATCATTCAAGCATACGGTCCTTATCTATTGATGATGGCGGCAGCCTTTGGCCTTTATATGGCATGGGGTATTGGTGCAAATGACGTTGCAAATGCAATGGGCACATCAGTTGGTACCAAATCATTAACAGTGAAACAAGCAATTCTTATTGCGATGGTTTTTGAATTTGCCGGGGCTTACTTAGCTGGCGGTGAAGTGACTGATACAGTACGTAAAGGTATTGTTGATCTTGCGGTCTTTAAAGAAACTAACCGTCCAGATGCCTTAGCATTTGGTATGATCTCAGCATTGCTTGCTGCAGGTACTTGGTTAATGATCGCCTCTATATTTGGCTGGCCAGTATCAACAACGCACTCTATTGTTGGTGCTATCGTTGGTTTTGCACTTGTTAGTGTAGGCCCTGAAGCTGTTCAGTGGGGTAAAGCAGGTGGTATCGTAGGTAGCTGGGTGGTAACCCCAATACTCTCCGGACTCATCGCCTATGTCACCTTTATGAGTATTCAAAAACTCATATTTGACACCAAAGATCCTCTGTCTAATGCAAAACGTTATGTGCCTTTCTATATGGCTTTAACAACGTTTGTTATCGCAATGGTTACAATTAAGAAAGGTCTAAAACACGTTGGTTTACACCTTACAACAACAGAAGGTTTAATCGCTTCTGCTGCAATCAGCTTACTTGTTGCGATTATTGGTTCAATTTATATCAGCAAACAAAACTACAGCCCAAGTGATGACAAAGATATGCATTTCTCTAACGTAGAGAAAGTATTCGGTATCTTAATGATCATCACAGCGTGTGCAATGGCATTTGCCCATGGTTCGAACGACGTAGCAAATGCGATCGGTCCACTAGCTGCGGTTGTATCGATTGTTGAACACGGTGGCGAAATTGCCGAGAAAGCAGAACTGACATGGTGGATTTTACCACTGGGTGGTTTAGGTATTGTTATTGGTCTAGCGACAATGGGACACAAAGTAATGTCTACTGTTGGTACCGGCATTACTGAATTAACACCAAGTCGCGGTTTTGCTGCTCAGTTAGCAACAGCAACGACTGTTGTTATTGCATCAGGTTCAGGTCTACCTATCTCGACAACGCAAACCCTTGTTGGTGGCGTGCTGGGTGTGGGTATGGCGCGTGGTATCGCAGCCTTAAATCTAAATGTTGTTAGAACAATTGTTGTATCTTGGGTTGTAACACTACCTGCTGGTGCAATCTTAGCAATTATCTTCTACAAAATTTTAGAAGCTATCTTTGTAGTGTAA
- a CDS encoding TIGR04211 family SH3 domain-containing protein: MKIKQLILASLLTLISLSSVAKETRYISDDVSIFMHSGPGTQYRIIGTVKAGEAVTYLQTNAASKYTQIMTSKGKTAWIDGKSLSRQVSLKVRTPKLQAELAKTKDALAKINNKNSAAMAELTDANRDELAGKEADIATQVNKIASLTAENTALTDEAVRLREENEQLSTRLDTKEEDEQHRFIMLGALILAVGLIAGLIIPSINFRKKKNNGWD, encoded by the coding sequence GTGAAGATTAAACAACTCATTTTAGCATCATTGTTAACACTAATTAGCTTATCTAGTGTGGCAAAAGAAACGCGTTATATCAGTGATGACGTGTCTATTTTTATGCATTCAGGTCCTGGCACCCAGTATCGTATTATTGGTACCGTTAAAGCCGGTGAAGCTGTTACTTATTTACAGACTAATGCTGCCTCTAAATATACGCAAATCATGACAAGTAAAGGTAAAACAGCTTGGATTGATGGTAAATCGCTTTCTCGCCAAGTTAGTTTGAAAGTCCGTACACCAAAATTACAAGCTGAATTAGCAAAAACCAAAGATGCGCTTGCTAAAATCAATAACAAGAACTCTGCTGCGATGGCTGAATTAACAGATGCCAACCGTGATGAACTTGCTGGTAAAGAAGCTGATATCGCGACACAAGTAAACAAGATCGCATCATTAACCGCTGAGAACACAGCGTTAACAGATGAAGCGGTACGCTTACGTGAAGAGAACGAGCAATTATCAACTCGCTTAGATACGAAAGAAGAAGACGAACAACATCGCTTCATCATGCTAGGTGCATTAATTCTTGCTGTAGGCTTAATTGCTGGATTAATCATCCCGTCAATTAACTTCCGCAAGAAGAAAAATAATGGCTGGGATTAA
- the yaaA gene encoding peroxide stress protein YaaA, which yields MLIVVSPAKTLDFETPPTTEQYSQADLTVHSAELIDVCRQLTPMDLSSLMKISDKLAGLNAARFTEWTADFTPENAKQAVFAFKGDVYTGLDAESFSETDMAFAQQHFRILSGLYGLLRPLDLIKAYRLEMGTKLTNGRGTNLYQFWGDIVTDKVNDTLAAQGDKVLINLASNEYFKAVQKKRLKGQVITPVFKDCKAGKYKIISFYAKKARGLMARYIIDNQLKDVAELKAFDTDGYYYCEAESTDIELVFKRDEIFK from the coding sequence ATGTTAATCGTGGTATCACCGGCTAAAACACTCGATTTTGAGACTCCGCCGACAACTGAGCAGTACAGTCAAGCGGACTTAACAGTACATTCCGCAGAGTTGATTGATGTGTGTCGTCAGTTAACACCGATGGACCTATCATCATTGATGAAAATCAGTGATAAATTAGCTGGATTAAATGCAGCTCGTTTTACTGAATGGACGGCTGATTTTACCCCTGAAAATGCAAAGCAAGCGGTATTCGCGTTTAAAGGTGATGTGTATACAGGCTTAGACGCAGAAAGTTTCAGTGAGACTGATATGGCGTTTGCACAGCAACATTTCCGTATTCTATCTGGCCTATACGGGCTACTACGACCATTAGATTTAATAAAGGCGTACCGTTTAGAAATGGGGACGAAGCTTACTAATGGGCGTGGTACAAACTTATACCAGTTCTGGGGTGATATTGTTACTGATAAAGTGAATGACACTCTTGCTGCACAGGGTGATAAAGTATTAATTAATTTAGCATCCAACGAGTACTTTAAAGCGGTACAAAAGAAGCGCTTAAAAGGGCAAGTGATCACACCGGTATTTAAAGACTGTAAAGCAGGTAAATACAAGATCATTAGCTTTTACGCGAAGAAAGCACGTGGGCTCATGGCCCGTTACATTATTGATAACCAGTTGAAAGACGTTGCCGAGTTAAAGGCATTTGATACGGATGGTTATTATTATTGTGAAGCGGAATCAACTGATATTGAGTTGGTGTTCAAGCGTGATGAGATATTTAAGTAA
- a CDS encoding PilT/PilU family type 4a pilus ATPase has product MGMLPQLFSAMKKLEGSDMYISAGIAPTVKVHGSLRALSEHKLTAEQSLSLVKEAMSEDEYASFCRTKESNFGIFMPEIGRFRVSAFWQLEKAGMVIRRIETDIPAMDELYLPQILKHTALEKRGLVLVVGATGSGKSTTQAAMVGYRNQNSSGHILTIEDPIEFVHEHDSCIVTQREVGIDTESFEDALKSSLRQAPDVILIGEIRSQETMEFALAFAETGHLCMATLHATNANQAIDRILHLVPKEKHAQLLYDLSLNLKAIIAQQLIPVQGGTSRRGAFEILLNTPLVSEHIRKNELHKIKELMSKSIEQGMQTFDQALLELYNTNMISYSEALHHADSPNDLRLMIKLNQGQAASDSMLDGVTIEAL; this is encoded by the coding sequence ATGGGGATGTTACCGCAACTCTTTAGTGCAATGAAAAAGCTCGAGGGTTCTGATATGTATATTTCTGCTGGTATTGCGCCAACAGTGAAGGTACATGGTTCGCTACGTGCGCTTTCAGAGCATAAGTTAACGGCAGAGCAATCATTATCATTAGTGAAAGAAGCAATGTCAGAAGATGAGTATGCTTCTTTTTGCCGCACTAAGGAGTCTAACTTTGGTATTTTTATGCCAGAGATTGGTCGTTTCCGTGTGAGTGCATTTTGGCAATTAGAAAAAGCTGGCATGGTTATTCGTCGTATTGAAACGGACATACCAGCGATGGATGAATTATACCTGCCACAAATATTAAAACACACTGCATTAGAAAAACGCGGTTTGGTATTGGTTGTTGGTGCTACAGGCTCGGGTAAGTCAACGACGCAAGCTGCAATGGTTGGTTATCGAAATCAAAATTCATCGGGGCATATTTTAACGATTGAAGATCCGATTGAGTTTGTGCATGAACATGATAGTTGTATTGTGACACAGCGTGAAGTGGGTATTGATACCGAATCATTTGAAGATGCGCTAAAGAGCTCATTGCGTCAAGCGCCGGATGTCATTCTTATTGGTGAGATCCGTTCGCAAGAAACAATGGAGTTTGCGCTCGCATTTGCTGAAACGGGTCATTTATGTATGGCGACACTGCACGCAACCAACGCGAATCAGGCTATCGACCGTATTTTACATTTGGTTCCAAAAGAAAAACACGCGCAGTTATTATATGATTTGTCGCTAAACTTAAAAGCCATTATTGCCCAGCAGTTAATACCTGTGCAAGGTGGTACAAGTCGACGTGGTGCATTTGAAATTTTACTCAATACCCCGTTGGTGAGCGAGCATATTCGTAAGAATGAATTGCATAAGATTAAAGAGCTGATGTCTAAATCGATAGAGCAGGGCATGCAGACTTTTGATCAAGCATTATTAGAACTTTATAACACCAACATGATTAGTTACAGTGAAGCGTTGCACCATGCGGATTCACCGAATGATTTACGCTTAATGATTAAGTTAAATCAAGGGCAAGCTGCGAGTGATAGTATGCTCGACGGTGTGACGATTGAAGCGTTGTAA
- a CDS encoding type IV pilus twitching motility protein PilT: MDVTELLTFSVKHNASDLHLSSGVPPMIRVDGDVRKINLPAFDAKQVHALIYDIMDDKQRKDYEEHLEVDFSFEINNVARFRVNAFNQHRGPAATFRTIPSEVKTMAELNAPDIFHDFVELPRGLVLVTGPTGSGKSTTLAAMIDHINENQHKHILTIEDPIEFVHQNKKSLVNQREVFRDTKSFNAALRSALREDPDIILVGEMRDLETIRLALTAAETGHLVFGTLHTTSAAKTIDRIVDVFPGQEKDMVRSMLSESLRAVISQTLLKRTGGGRVAAHEIMIGTPAIRNLIREDKVAQMYSVIQTGMMHGMQTLDQSLRELVNMGIVTSEEARIRAVDQQNF; encoded by the coding sequence ATGGATGTTACAGAGTTACTTACATTTAGTGTAAAGCATAATGCATCAGATCTACACCTTTCTTCTGGTGTTCCTCCGATGATCCGTGTGGATGGTGACGTACGTAAAATAAACTTACCCGCTTTTGATGCTAAACAAGTACATGCGTTAATTTATGACATTATGGATGATAAACAACGCAAAGACTATGAAGAACATTTAGAAGTCGATTTTTCTTTTGAAATTAATAACGTTGCTCGTTTTCGTGTGAATGCCTTTAATCAGCATCGTGGTCCGGCTGCAACATTCCGTACTATTCCAAGTGAAGTGAAAACAATGGCGGAGTTAAACGCGCCTGATATTTTTCATGATTTTGTAGAATTACCACGTGGCTTAGTGTTGGTGACAGGGCCAACTGGTTCAGGTAAGTCGACCACATTGGCAGCTATGATTGATCATATTAATGAGAATCAACATAAACACATTCTGACGATTGAAGATCCAATTGAATTTGTTCATCAGAATAAAAAAAGCTTGGTTAATCAGCGTGAAGTGTTCCGTGATACCAAGAGTTTTAATGCCGCATTACGATCAGCGTTACGTGAAGATCCCGATATTATTTTAGTGGGTGAAATGCGAGATTTAGAAACGATCCGCTTGGCATTAACAGCCGCAGAAACGGGGCATTTGGTGTTTGGTACGTTACATACCACGTCAGCTGCTAAAACGATTGACCGTATTGTTGATGTATTTCCAGGACAAGAAAAGGACATGGTTCGCTCTATGTTGTCTGAATCATTACGTGCGGTAATTTCACAAACGTTATTAAAGCGTACTGGTGGCGGTCGTGTTGCTGCTCATGAGATCATGATAGGCACACCTGCTATTCGTAACTTGATCCGTGAAGATAAAGTGGCGCAGATGTATTCAGTGATCCAAACGGGTATGATGCATGGTATGCAAACATTAGATCAATCACTACGTGAATTAGTGAACATGGGTATTGTGACGAGCGAAGAAGCGCGTATTAGAGCTGTAGATCAACAAAACTTTTAA
- a CDS encoding YggS family pyridoxal phosphate-dependent enzyme — MNSISTRLQQVLTQIENAADTSFKKRCEISLLAVSKTKPVEQVMAVYALGQRKFGENYLQEAVEKITVLQEDGNYTDIEWHFIGPIQSNKTRPIAEHFDWVQSIDRLKVAQRLNDQRPADMAKLNVCIQINISAEDSKSGADLQQARLLAEQVSTLPNLVLRGIMAIPEKTNDLDKLKSQFNQLESLYLSLQHQYNQIDTLSMGMTNDMELAISQGSNMVRVGTAIFGARG; from the coding sequence ATGAATAGTATATCAACACGATTACAACAGGTTCTGACTCAAATTGAAAACGCGGCAGACACATCTTTCAAAAAAAGGTGTGAAATTAGCCTGCTTGCAGTCAGTAAAACTAAACCTGTCGAACAAGTTATGGCAGTTTACGCACTCGGACAGCGTAAATTTGGTGAAAACTACCTTCAAGAAGCCGTAGAAAAAATTACTGTACTGCAAGAAGACGGTAATTATACGGATATAGAGTGGCACTTTATTGGTCCTATTCAGTCTAATAAGACTCGTCCAATTGCCGAACATTTTGATTGGGTACAAAGTATTGACCGTCTAAAAGTCGCCCAACGACTGAATGATCAACGCCCAGCAGATATGGCTAAATTAAATGTGTGCATCCAAATTAATATCAGTGCTGAAGACAGCAAGTCTGGCGCTGATTTACAACAAGCTCGCCTATTAGCCGAGCAAGTATCGACACTGCCAAATTTAGTATTACGCGGGATCATGGCGATTCCTGAAAAAACAAATGATCTCGATAAACTTAAATCACAATTTAACCAACTCGAATCGTTGTATTTATCACTTCAGCACCAATATAACCAGATAGATACTTTATCAATGGGTATGACTAACGACATGGAACTTGCCATTTCACAAGGAAGCAACATGGTACGTGTGGGTACTGCTATTTTCGGCGCACGAGGCTGA